The segment GTGACGATGGCGCGGACTCTGTCCGATTTCCCGTGGCTGCGAGATCCACGGGCGCACCTCTCCCGCAGCCCTGAGGTCACGAAGAACACGTTCTTGGAGTCGATCGTCGCGCTCTACAACCCCGCACAGCTGGACGTCATCGGTCGCGCCAGCGTCATTGCGCAGCAGATCATCGAGCAATCGGAGGCGGGCGCCGAGGCTACGCCTCCGACGCGCGAAAGCTCAGGGTAGACATCGCACAGCCCAGAGCCCACAGCCCAGAGCCCGACCGGGCGGGTTCACTGCGGCGCGCGGGCAGCCGTTCGGTACTCGCGGGGCGTCTGTCCGCGGCTTCGACGGAAAGCGCGGCTGAACGCGTGCGGTGAGGCATATCCGACGGATCGCCCGATGCTGCCGACCGACTCGTCGGTCTCCCGCAGACGTACCGACGCGATGTGCATCCGCCACGCCGTCACCTGGGCGAGCGGCGAGATCCCCAGCGACGCCTCGAAGTGTCGGTGCAGGGTCGCGCGAGATACGCGAACTGCGGCCGCGAGCGACTCGGTGGTCCAGGCTTGCTCGGGATGCCGACGGACGAGGGCCTGCGCATCGCGGATGACGGGACCGGCGTGCCGTTGAACGTGGCCGCCCTCAGCGCTCGCGACATATCGCTCGGCGGTACGGCTCACGTGGACGAGCAGGAGATCGGCGAGGGTCTCGGTGGCGGAGTCCCGGTGCATCTGCGGATGGGAGAGCTCGGCCTCGAGCGCGCTCAGCGCGGCATCGAGGGCCGGATGCGCCGACGGCTCCAACAACAGGGGCTGAGCTCGGGGGAGGAGGGTGAGGGCATCGTCGTCCGCATCGCCGTCGTAGCGCACCGTGAGCATCCGCGTGTCTGGCGAAGAGTGTCCCAGCCGCATCCGTCGTCCGCCCACCTGCGACCGTCGTCCCGCGACGACATCGCACGGCTGAGCGAAGGCGTCCGGATTGGACGCGAGAGCGTGCGGTGTCCCCGCCGGGAGCCACACGGCGTCGCCCGGCCCGAGTCGGCGCGCGCCTCCCTGCGCGAGCCGGATCCACACCGTGCCATCGAGAACGGCGTGCAGCGCCGGCCGCGCCGGATCCCCCACGACGACACCCCACTCGCCTCCAGCCTCGGCGCGCACACCGACGGCCCGCCGTGAGCGCGCGGGCGCCGGATGCCGGTCTGCGCGCGGCACCGGCCGTCGTGATCCTGATCCCACGTCCACTGTCACCCGGGATGCAACGGCGGCGCGCCTGCCGGGATTCCGCAGGGCGCGCCGCCGCGCGTCATCAGAGCTCGAGGCGGCGGAGCACCTGGGTCCCGTCCCAGCCCACGCTGGCGTCGCGGACCATGCCGAAGAACGCAACGAGGTCGGGGTTCTGCAGGTGGATCTCGATGTGATGACCGACCAGCGCTGACGCGTCGTGGTAGGAGGTGCGCATCGCGCCGAAGCGCGCCTGCATGTAGGAGGGAGCTCCCGCCGCGTCGAGCTGCGCGACGACCGCATCCCAGTCCTCGACAGCCCAGGCGACATGATGGAGAGCCGGCGAGGCGAACCCGGTGAGCGGCTCCTTCACCGACGACGGCAACACGTCGTGCACGACCATGAACTCCACGGCGATGTCGCCGAGCTGGCCGATCGCGCTGGAGTGGTCGTAGACCGCAGGCTCGCCGGTCCCCGTGGTGACCTCGTCGAGCCGCACGTGCTCCGAGAAGAAGAAGGGCCCGGCACCTGTCGCAGCGGCGAACCGAGCGACGGCGGCTTCGAGGTCGTCGACCACGTAGCCGAGGTGATGGACCTGGCCGGCCAGGGGCTTAAGGGGTATGCGGTTCATGCTGATCTCTCTTCCTGAAGCGAAACGGTGCGTGTCACGCTACGGATGCCACCGCGCGCCGGAGCGGCGAAATGGTGCCGCCCGTCTCAACCTCGGTTCCGGGTGTCTCACGACCGGGGTCACGCCGAAACGCGTCCCTCCGCGCCGTCGATCCGCCCGATGACCGTGAAGCGCCGATCAGCGGAGGACCCCGGATCGGCGACGATCCCGTCCGGGTCGACGACGAAGACGTCGTGCCCGTCGAGAGAGAGGCGGCGCGCGACTTCCACCAGCATCCGCCGAGCCACATCGTCGGCCGAGTGGACGGCCGTGAAGTCCAGTGCCACCCGAGGCTCGCCCGGCGCGGTCTCGACGACCTCGCGTACGACGCGCTCCGCGCCCGCGAACCGGATTCCGCCCTGCAACTCGAAGACACGCAGCGCCGCGTCACCGCTGCCCCGCACGTGATTCGAGCGGATGACCGAGCGAGCCGCCGCGGGCACTTCCATGACATGCAGACCCATGTCCTTCGAAAAGCGCTCGAACATGGACACACCGCGCACGCTGTTGCCGTGCGCGTCGAGCCGCGGCGAGAAGGTCGCGATACCGACCTGCCCAGGGAGCGCACCGATCAATCCACCCGCAACCCCGCTCTTGGCCGGTATCCCCACCTGGGTCGCCCAGTCTCCGGCAGCGTCGTACATGCCGCAGGTGGCCATGACGCTGAGCACTTGGCGCACCACGGGAGCCGAGATCACCTGGTCGCCCGTGAGCGGATTGACTCCGGCGTTCGAGAGCGTCGCCGCCATCACCGCCAGATCTCGTGTGGTGACCAGCACCGCGCACTGTCGGACGTACCCCTCGACGACCGCCGTTGGATCCTCTTCCAAGATGTCCTGACTGCGCAGCATGTGGGCGATGGCGAGGTTGCGGTGCGCATGCTCCATCTCGGACACACACGCCGTCGTCGACGTCCAGCCGACGACCAGCAAAGGCGGAGAGACCCCGCACAACGCGAGCAACCCGATCCTCGGCACTCTGGCGATCGCGGCCGGCCAAAGAGTGCACCGTGATCGCCCCGGCGTTGATCATGGGGTTGCGCGGCCGCCCCGATCCCGGTTCGAGGGAGATCTCGTTGAACGCCTCACCCGAGGGCTCGACACCGACCTTGGCGTGGACGGGATCGAACCCGCGATCTGCGAGTGCCAGACCGTACACGAAGGGCTTCGAGATCGACTGGATGGTGAACTCCACGTCCACGTCGCCGGAGCCGTACATCTCTCCGTCGACGGTGGCGAACGCGGCGCTCAACCGATCCGGGTCCGCGGTGGCGAGTTCGGGGATGTACCGCGCGGGTTCCCCGAATGCATCCGATCGCACGCTTCGCAGCACGTCGTCGAGATAGTCCGGCACCACCGACTTCATGCGT is part of the Microbacterium sp. ET2 genome and harbors:
- a CDS encoding STAS domain-containing protein — protein: MFERFSKDMGLHVMEVPAAARSVIRSNHVRGSGDAALRVFELQGGIRFAGAERVVREVVETAPGEPRVALDFTAVHSADDVARRMLVEVARRLSLDGHDVFVVDPDGIVADPGSSADRRFTVIGRIDGAEGRVSA
- a CDS encoding VOC family protein, whose translation is MNRIPLKPLAGQVHHLGYVVDDLEAAVARFAAATGAGPFFFSEHVRLDEVTTGTGEPAVYDHSSAIGQLGDIAVEFMVVHDVLPSSVKEPLTGFASPALHHVAWAVEDWDAVVAQLDAAGAPSYMQARFGAMRTSYHDASALVGHHIEIHLQNPDLVAFFGMVRDASVGWDGTQVLRRLEL
- a CDS encoding AraC family transcriptional regulator codes for the protein MPRADRHPAPARSRRAVGVRAEAGGEWGVVVGDPARPALHAVLDGTVWIRLAQGGARRLGPGDAVWLPAGTPHALASNPDAFAQPCDVVAGRRSQVGGRRMRLGHSSPDTRMLTVRYDGDADDDALTLLPRAQPLLLEPSAHPALDAALSALEAELSHPQMHRDSATETLADLLLVHVSRTAERYVASAEGGHVQRHAGPVIRDAQALVRRHPEQAWTTESLAAAVRVSRATLHRHFEASLGISPLAQVTAWRMHIASVRLRETDESVGSIGRSVGYASPHAFSRAFRRSRGQTPREYRTAARAPQ